One Oculatellaceae cyanobacterium genomic region harbors:
- a CDS encoding LdpA C-terminal domain-containing domain: MAYTLAGADCIDVAADPAVIAATIDGLKVAGSLAGAAKERGFGGNNLPWLMVSLNDGEDPHFRKAEFNPANCPADCTRPCEKICPANAIAFQDTANSSCGVLDQRCYGCGRCLPVCPIQQIVTRSYIYTPEAIAPLIIQTGVDAIEIHTSVGHLADFKRLWQAISPWVDQLKLIAVSCGDGEGLIDYLWALYEVMQPLPCNLVWQTDGRPMSGDIGAGTTRAAVKLGEKVLAAKLPGFIQLAGGTNDYTVNKLKVSGLLNTNLSSATNAKPFVAGVAYGSYARVLLSPILEKLEKSAIDEADNNASSIYNQQINSRLEETPQLLWEAVALAHSLVSQLKSSVKGTITHRG; encoded by the coding sequence TTGGCTTATACTTTGGCTGGTGCTGACTGCATTGATGTTGCTGCCGACCCAGCAGTGATTGCCGCGACAATTGACGGGCTAAAAGTTGCGGGTTCCTTAGCTGGTGCTGCAAAAGAACGTGGGTTTGGTGGGAATAATTTGCCCTGGTTAATGGTGAGTTTGAATGATGGGGAAGACCCACATTTTCGTAAGGCAGAATTTAACCCTGCAAATTGTCCAGCAGATTGCACTCGTCCTTGTGAAAAAATTTGCCCAGCTAATGCGATCGCATTTCAGGATACAGCTAATTCCTCCTGTGGTGTGCTCGATCAGCGCTGCTATGGTTGTGGTCGGTGTTTACCTGTTTGTCCGATTCAACAAATTGTCACTCGTTCATATATATATACTCCAGAAGCGATCGCACCATTAATTATCCAAACCGGAGTGGATGCGATAGAAATTCATACTTCTGTGGGGCATTTAGCAGATTTTAAACGCTTATGGCAGGCAATTTCTCCTTGGGTTGATCAACTCAAACTGATAGCCGTTAGCTGTGGCGATGGTGAGGGGTTGATTGACTACCTGTGGGCATTATATGAGGTGATGCAACCTCTGCCATGTAACTTAGTTTGGCAGACAGATGGACGACCGATGAGTGGCGATATTGGTGCTGGAACTACTCGCGCCGCCGTCAAATTAGGGGAAAAAGTATTAGCAGCAAAGTTGCCAGGATTTATACAGTTAGCAGGAGGCACAAATGATTACACAGTTAATAAACTTAAAGTGTCAGGCTTACTAAATACAAATTTGAGCAGTGCAACCAATGCCAAACCTTTTGTGGCTGGTGTAGCTTACGGTAGTTATGCCCGCGTGTTGTTATCGCCAATTTTAGAAAAATTAGAAAAGAGCGCCATAGATGAGGCTGATAATAATGCCTCATCTATTTATAACCAACAAATTAATAGCAGGCTGGAAGAAACGCCCCAGCTATTATGGGAGGCGGTTGCGCTCGCTCATTCTTTAGTTTCTCAGCTTAAATCATCAGTAAAAGGAACAATCACCCATCGTGGATGA